In Triticum urartu cultivar G1812 chromosome 6, Tu2.1, whole genome shotgun sequence, the following proteins share a genomic window:
- the LOC125513743 gene encoding casein kinase 1-like protein 3 isoform X2 encodes MDRIVGSKYKLGRKIGSGSFGEIYLATHVDTYEIVAVKIENSKTNHPQLLYEAKLYNALQGGTGIANIKWCGIDGEENVLVIDLLGPSLEDLFVYCGRRFSLKTVLMLADQMITRIEFLHSKGYLHRDIKPDNFLMGLGRKANQVYIIDFGLAKRYRDSTTNRHIPYRENKNLTGTARYASCNTHLGIEQSRRDDLESIGYVLLYFLRGSLPWQGLKAATKKQKYDKISEKKLSTPIEVLCKTHPVEFASYFHYCHSLTFDQRPDYGFLRRLFRDLSDREGHQFDHVFDWTLLKCKQTQKVKAQQQDPGVSSKPVAKNMDKHQAEASCQLEAEQRPVIRMQIRSTAENSRSNNRHSDKLRVSASTDKELLQSTSFGHAGAPRKNGSISKTPWLVDPNSGPSNHL; translated from the exons ATGGATCGGATCGTCGGTAGCAAGTACAAGCTGGGCCGCAAGATCGGGAGCGGCTCCTTCGGGGAGATATATCTCG CCACGCATGTCGACACGTACGAGATTGTAGCCGTCAAGatc GAAAACAGCAAAACCAACCATCCCCAATTGTTATACGAGGCCAAACTGTATAATGCTCTTCAGGGAGGGA CTGGTATTGCAAACATAAAATGGTGTGGCATTGATGGCGAAGAAAATGTTCTTGTTATTGATTTGCTTGGGCCAAGCCTTGAGGATCTGTTTGTTTATTGTGGCCGGAGATTCTCACTGAAGACAGTTTTGATGTTGGCAGATCAGATG ATAACAAGAATAGAGTTTTTGCATTCTAAGGGGTACTTGCACAGGGACATCAAGCCCGACAACTTTCTTATGGGCCTTGGTCGGAAAGCTAACCAG GTCTACATCATTGACTTCGGACTTGCCAAGAGATACCGTGACTCAACCACGAATCGCCATATACCCTATAG AGAAAATAAAAATTTGACTGGCACAGCTCGCTATGCAAGCTGCAACACTCATCTTGGGATTG AGCAAAGCCGaagggatgatctggagtccattGGATATGTTCTCTTGTATTTTCTAAGGGGAAG TCTTCCTTGGCAGGGTTTAAAAGCTGCCACAAAGAAGCAGAAATATGACAAAATAAGTGAGAAGAAGCTTTCAACACCTATCGAG GTTTTGTGTAAAACCCATCCTGTGGAATTTGCTTCTTATTTCCACTATTGCCATTCATTGACATTTGATCAACGGCCAGACTACGGTTTTCTGCGACGGCTCTTTAGAGACCTGTCGGACCGTGAAG GGCACCAATTCGATCATGTCTTTGACTGGACGTTGTTGAAGTGTAAGCAAACCCAGAAGGTGAAGGCTCAACAG CAAGATCCTGGTGTAAGTAGCAAGCCGGTTGCAAAGAATATGGACAAACACCAAG CTGAAGCTTCTTGTCAGCTTGAAGCAGAACAACGCCCAGTAATCAGAATGCAAATAAGATCTACTGCTGAGAACAGCCGTTCAAATAATCGACATTCTGATAAATTG AGGGTGAGTGCTAGCACTGATAAGGAATTGCTGCAATCAACATCATTTGGCCATGCTGGTGCCCCAAGGAAGAACGGATCAATCTCCAAAACACCATGGCTTGTCGATCCCAACTCAGGACCTTCAAACCACCTTTAG
- the LOC125513743 gene encoding casein kinase 1-like protein 3 isoform X1: MDRIVGSKYKLGRKIGSGSFGEIYLATHVDTYEIVAVKIENSKTNHPQLLYEAKLYNALQGGTGIANIKWCGIDGEENVLVIDLLGPSLEDLFVYCGRRFSLKTVLMLADQMITRIEFLHSKGYLHRDIKPDNFLMGLGRKANQVYIIDFGLAKRYRDSTTNRHIPYRENKNLTGTARYASCNTHLGIEQSRRDDLESIGYVLLYFLRGSLPWQGLKAATKKQKYDKISEKKLSTPIEVLCKTHPVEFASYFHYCHSLTFDQRPDYGFLRRLFRDLSDREGHQFDHVFDWTLLKCKQTQKVKAQQQDPGVSSKPVAKNMDKHQVSGLRAAEASCQLEAEQRPVIRMQIRSTAENSRSNNRHSDKLRVSASTDKELLQSTSFGHAGAPRKNGSISKTPWLVDPNSGPSNHL; encoded by the exons ATGGATCGGATCGTCGGTAGCAAGTACAAGCTGGGCCGCAAGATCGGGAGCGGCTCCTTCGGGGAGATATATCTCG CCACGCATGTCGACACGTACGAGATTGTAGCCGTCAAGatc GAAAACAGCAAAACCAACCATCCCCAATTGTTATACGAGGCCAAACTGTATAATGCTCTTCAGGGAGGGA CTGGTATTGCAAACATAAAATGGTGTGGCATTGATGGCGAAGAAAATGTTCTTGTTATTGATTTGCTTGGGCCAAGCCTTGAGGATCTGTTTGTTTATTGTGGCCGGAGATTCTCACTGAAGACAGTTTTGATGTTGGCAGATCAGATG ATAACAAGAATAGAGTTTTTGCATTCTAAGGGGTACTTGCACAGGGACATCAAGCCCGACAACTTTCTTATGGGCCTTGGTCGGAAAGCTAACCAG GTCTACATCATTGACTTCGGACTTGCCAAGAGATACCGTGACTCAACCACGAATCGCCATATACCCTATAG AGAAAATAAAAATTTGACTGGCACAGCTCGCTATGCAAGCTGCAACACTCATCTTGGGATTG AGCAAAGCCGaagggatgatctggagtccattGGATATGTTCTCTTGTATTTTCTAAGGGGAAG TCTTCCTTGGCAGGGTTTAAAAGCTGCCACAAAGAAGCAGAAATATGACAAAATAAGTGAGAAGAAGCTTTCAACACCTATCGAG GTTTTGTGTAAAACCCATCCTGTGGAATTTGCTTCTTATTTCCACTATTGCCATTCATTGACATTTGATCAACGGCCAGACTACGGTTTTCTGCGACGGCTCTTTAGAGACCTGTCGGACCGTGAAG GGCACCAATTCGATCATGTCTTTGACTGGACGTTGTTGAAGTGTAAGCAAACCCAGAAGGTGAAGGCTCAACAG CAAGATCCTGGTGTAAGTAGCAAGCCGGTTGCAAAGAATATGGACAAACACCAAG TTAGTGGTTTACGTGCAGCTGAAGCTTCTTGTCAGCTTGAAGCAGAACAACGCCCAGTAATCAGAATGCAAATAAGATCTACTGCTGAGAACAGCCGTTCAAATAATCGACATTCTGATAAATTG AGGGTGAGTGCTAGCACTGATAAGGAATTGCTGCAATCAACATCATTTGGCCATGCTGGTGCCCCAAGGAAGAACGGATCAATCTCCAAAACACCATGGCTTGTCGATCCCAACTCAGGACCTTCAAACCACCTTTAG